A part of Betaproteobacteria bacterium genomic DNA contains:
- a CDS encoding cytochrome c5 family protein, with product MLAFAIPIAIIVLVSQFVMGGLRTAPSDAGQSAEAIGKRIQPVGEIVMAGGSAPAAAPAAAVAAPAPAPSAAPAPAAAAKQDGKAVYDKVCAVCHGAGIAGAPKAGDKAAWGPRIGQGKNVLYEHAIKGIRAMPAKGGNAALSDDEVKAAVDAMTAMVK from the coding sequence ATGCTCGCCTTTGCGATCCCGATCGCCATCATCGTCCTGGTCTCGCAGTTCGTCATGGGCGGTCTCAGGACCGCTCCCAGCGATGCCGGCCAGTCGGCGGAGGCGATCGGAAAGCGCATTCAACCGGTGGGTGAAATCGTGATGGCAGGCGGATCCGCGCCTGCCGCGGCACCTGCAGCCGCAGTAGCAGCCCCCGCACCCGCTCCCTCGGCTGCCCCCGCCCCCGCCGCGGCGGCGAAGCAGGACGGCAAGGCCGTGTACGACAAGGTCTGCGCGGTCTGTCACGGGGCCGGTATCGCGGGCGCGCCGAAAGCGGGCGACAAGGCGGCGTGGGGACCCCGCATCGGCCAGGGCAAGAACGTCCTGTACGAGCACGCGATCAAGGGCATCCGCGCCATGCCGGCAAAGGGCGGCAATGCTGCGCTGTCCGACGATGAAGTGAAGGCCGCGGTCGATGCCATGACCGCGATGGTCAAGTAG
- a CDS encoding NYN domain-containing protein: MQPQISDLDTRVAVLVDCENTDPDILEYALRVAAQFGRVVLRRGFGGYSALANKWQTVLVQQAFTPSLQYSYAAGKNTSDIALAIDAIEALFDQRADTFCLVTSDSDFAGLCRNLGERGATVHVIGEAKTPEALRNASDQFFQWSPPPSPLLAEASPPSAKGQSAARPRLRPKSVVSAVRLLAADSPDGRVHVGGLGPYLRRTDPSFSPQTYGHAGLVSMLKTYDLLDLRQEPGGHWTVAVAAPAMESANGAEPAGQTTNEE; this comes from the coding sequence TTGCAGCCACAAATCTCAGACCTCGACACAAGAGTTGCGGTACTGGTCGACTGCGAAAATACAGACCCGGACATCCTGGAGTATGCGCTGCGGGTGGCCGCCCAATTCGGACGCGTCGTACTTCGCCGCGGGTTTGGTGGGTACAGCGCGCTTGCCAACAAATGGCAGACTGTCCTGGTGCAACAGGCCTTCACCCCTTCCTTGCAGTATTCGTATGCAGCCGGCAAGAACACCTCAGACATCGCTCTGGCCATCGACGCCATCGAAGCACTGTTTGACCAACGCGCCGACACCTTTTGCCTTGTGACCAGCGACTCCGACTTTGCCGGCCTGTGCCGCAACCTCGGGGAACGAGGCGCCACGGTTCACGTCATCGGAGAAGCCAAGACGCCCGAGGCGCTGCGCAATGCGAGCGACCAGTTTTTCCAGTGGTCGCCTCCGCCATCCCCCCTCCTGGCGGAAGCATCGCCACCTTCCGCCAAGGGACAGTCCGCTGCAAGACCGAGACTTCGCCCGAAGTCCGTGGTCAGCGCCGTCAGGCTTCTCGCCGCCGACTCCCCCGATGGCCGGGTGCACGTGGGAGGATTAGGCCCATACCTACGCCGTACAGACCCATCTTTTTCGCCCCAGACATACGGCCACGCGGGTCTCGTCAGCATGCTCAAGACCTACGACCTCCTCGACCTGCGACAGGAGCCAGGCGGTCACTGGACGGTGGCAGTGGCTGCTCCGGCCATGGAGTCCGCGAACGGAGCTGAGCCGGCTGGCCAGACAACCAACGAAGAATGA